Proteins from a genomic interval of Mesotoga infera:
- a CDS encoding class I SAM-dependent rRNA methyltransferase produces MLIARIRKGKEGKIRNSYPWIFRDEILSLEGSADAVCEVNIFSANYEFLGKGFFSPSSTRAIMVLTNQDQELGEIFFGRLLQKALLKRERLFKRPYYRLVHGEGDRLPGLVVDRYGEILAVQFRNSIMQKRREMIVDLLRNLLNPKGIYERSDFEMGVEDKIERHTGLLFGEVPDSVEIEEDGIKYLVDVKNSQKTGFFFDQLDSRAFCRKITAELSLEKGLDLFSFTGGFGLNMAYSGAEAICVDKSADDLDRGRVNAVVNRLDKRLQLVQSDVLDFLAGFEMKNYFDIVILDPPSFVKHKRELPHGISLFRRLVESTLPLVKDGGVLGICTCAYNIAVEHLVESIRRSTESTGTTFSHLAITLQSPDHPWLVEVPESLYLKCLWGLVAKE; encoded by the coding sequence ATGTTAATTGCTCGAATCAGAAAGGGGAAGGAAGGAAAGATCCGTAATTCTTATCCGTGGATCTTCAGAGACGAGATCTTATCTCTAGAAGGCTCTGCCGATGCTGTATGTGAAGTGAACATTTTCTCGGCGAACTATGAGTTTCTCGGAAAGGGCTTCTTCAGTCCGAGCTCCACCCGAGCGATAATGGTCCTAACAAATCAAGACCAGGAGCTGGGGGAGATCTTCTTCGGAAGGCTGCTTCAAAAAGCTCTCCTGAAGAGGGAGAGACTTTTCAAGAGACCTTACTACAGACTCGTCCACGGTGAAGGAGACAGACTTCCCGGATTGGTAGTCGACAGATACGGAGAGATTCTAGCCGTGCAGTTCAGAAACTCGATTATGCAGAAAAGAAGAGAAATGATAGTCGATCTTCTCAGGAATCTACTGAATCCCAAGGGAATCTACGAACGGAGCGATTTCGAGATGGGAGTGGAAGACAAAATAGAAAGACATACGGGTTTGCTGTTCGGAGAAGTACCTGATTCAGTCGAAATCGAGGAAGATGGCATAAAGTACCTCGTGGATGTTAAGAACAGTCAGAAAACAGGGTTCTTTTTTGACCAGCTAGACTCCAGAGCTTTCTGCAGGAAAATCACCGCAGAACTCTCTCTGGAGAAAGGCCTGGATCTTTTCTCTTTTACGGGAGGATTCGGACTTAATATGGCATATTCAGGCGCCGAGGCGATCTGCGTGGACAAGTCCGCCGACGACCTAGATCGGGGAAGAGTGAACGCAGTAGTGAACAGGCTGGATAAAAGACTGCAGTTGGTTCAGAGCGATGTTCTTGACTTCCTTGCTGGATTTGAAATGAAGAACTATTTTGATATAGTAATATTAGACCCGCCATCCTTTGTTAAGCATAAGAGAGAGCTTCCGCATGGAATTTCACTTTTCCGAAGGCTAGTAGAGAGTACACTTCCGCTTGTGAAGGATGGAGGAGTATTGGGTATTTGTACTTGTGCCTATAATATTGCTGTCGAGCATCTGGTTGAGTCTATCAGAAGGTCGACGGAAAGTACCGGTACAACATTTTCGCATCTGGCTATTACACTACAATCGCCTGATCATCCATGGCTTGTTGAGGTTCCGGAGAGCCTTTATTTGAAGTGTCTGTGGGGTTTGGTAGCAAAGGAGTGA
- a CDS encoding nucleoside-diphosphate kinase, producing the protein MEKTFAYLKPNTIQRGLVGEILRGIEEKGLKIVALKMLKISESMARELYREHAGKDFYEPLLAFIQSGPVVAMVLEGENAVRRLRILVGKTDPLEAAPGSIRGRFGVSIRKNLIHASDSTESSNREIKIFFEESEINNYSLLNEGQF; encoded by the coding sequence TTGGAGAAAACATTTGCTTATCTAAAACCAAACACGATACAGAGAGGCCTTGTTGGAGAAATACTCAGAGGAATCGAGGAGAAAGGTCTGAAAATCGTCGCCCTCAAGATGCTGAAGATCTCCGAATCCATGGCGAGAGAGCTTTACAGAGAACATGCGGGAAAGGACTTCTACGAACCTTTGCTGGCTTTCATACAATCGGGACCAGTTGTGGCCATGGTGCTTGAAGGCGAGAACGCTGTTCGAAGGTTGAGAATCCTGGTCGGCAAGACCGATCCGCTGGAAGCCGCCCCGGGAAGCATACGAGGTCGGTTCGGCGTGTCGATAAGGAAGAACTTGATACACGCATCCGACAGTACTGAGAGCTCAAACCGCGAAATCAAAATATTCTTCGAAGAAAGCGAGATAAATAATTATTCACTTCTGAATGAAGGCCAGTTCTGA
- a CDS encoding transketolase — protein MAGLLTKAELKRLEDLGRICRGDIIKMTTVANSGHPGGSMSSIDIFLSVYDFANNDPRRPFYPERDRIIVSHGHTSPGVYATLGRLGFVDIDEVVSGFRHPGSLFEGHITRGIPGVEWTTGNLGQGLSVGVGMALASKISGKNYRVFVAMSDAEQAKGQVAEARRTAKKYGLDNLVVVIDYNDAQISGNARDIMFVDIKANYLADGWKVIEVDGHDYSELNKALVEASESKTPVAIIGKTIMGKGVSFMEGDVSYHGKPLDMGKAASALSELKLENDIDRFVEMRKRLPSYHEPIHPQDEEIRPIIGVPFVYPVEKKSDNRSAFGKALADIGKLNKGKLPVMVVDCDLKPSTKVNEFEKIWPENFIQIGVQEHNAATAAGAASVCGVLTFFADFGVFGIDETYNQQRLNDINKANVKVGVTHVGIDVGEDGKTHHCLDYIGAVRNFFGFKLIVPADPNQTDRAVRFMSKADGNFVIAMGRSTMNPIADEEGKPFFGDGYEFEYGKVDVVRKGKEVTLVSTGQVTHQAVKAADELRTQGIEVTVLNVSCPIGADFDSVKEYLSSSVISLEDHNVNSGLGSILSDYLLRSRITPKSFEKIGVDRYMFSGDNELLYDLSGLSSKSIVERLRGIIQ, from the coding sequence ATGGCGGGTTTACTCACGAAAGCTGAATTGAAAAGGCTTGAAGATCTTGGAAGAATATGCAGGGGTGACATAATAAAGATGACTACTGTTGCCAATTCTGGTCATCCAGGAGGTTCAATGTCATCCATAGACATTTTTCTTTCCGTGTACGATTTCGCGAACAACGATCCAAGAAGACCCTTTTACCCCGAGCGCGACAGGATTATTGTAAGCCACGGGCACACATCGCCAGGTGTCTACGCGACGCTAGGAAGGCTTGGTTTCGTTGATATCGACGAAGTTGTTTCCGGTTTTAGACATCCGGGTTCCTTATTCGAAGGTCACATTACAAGAGGGATTCCGGGTGTTGAATGGACGACTGGAAATCTGGGACAGGGCCTTTCAGTGGGAGTTGGTATGGCTCTTGCTTCGAAAATCAGCGGGAAAAATTACAGAGTCTTTGTCGCAATGAGCGATGCGGAACAAGCCAAGGGCCAGGTTGCGGAAGCAAGAAGGACTGCAAAGAAGTACGGGCTTGACAACCTCGTTGTCGTTATTGACTACAATGACGCTCAGATCTCCGGAAATGCCCGCGACATAATGTTCGTGGATATTAAGGCTAATTATCTGGCGGATGGCTGGAAGGTTATTGAAGTCGACGGCCATGACTACTCTGAGCTGAACAAGGCACTAGTTGAAGCATCCGAGTCGAAAACTCCCGTCGCGATAATCGGCAAGACCATTATGGGAAAGGGAGTTTCGTTTATGGAGGGAGATGTTTCCTATCATGGAAAACCTCTGGATATGGGAAAGGCTGCCTCTGCTCTTTCCGAACTCAAGCTTGAAAACGATATTGACAGATTTGTTGAGATGCGAAAGAGACTCCCCTCGTATCATGAACCGATACACCCTCAGGACGAAGAGATAAGACCGATAATTGGAGTCCCCTTCGTATATCCGGTTGAGAAGAAGAGCGATAACAGATCGGCCTTCGGGAAGGCTCTTGCAGATATCGGAAAGCTCAACAAAGGTAAGCTCCCGGTGATGGTAGTAGATTGTGATCTGAAACCTTCAACGAAAGTAAATGAGTTCGAGAAGATCTGGCCTGAGAACTTCATACAAATTGGCGTTCAGGAACACAATGCCGCGACTGCTGCCGGGGCTGCATCGGTGTGTGGAGTGCTGACTTTCTTTGCTGACTTCGGAGTTTTCGGCATCGATGAAACTTACAACCAGCAGCGACTAAACGATATAAACAAGGCAAACGTAAAGGTGGGAGTAACCCACGTTGGAATCGACGTCGGCGAAGATGGAAAGACTCACCACTGTTTAGATTACATTGGAGCAGTGAGAAACTTCTTCGGCTTCAAACTGATAGTACCTGCCGATCCAAACCAGACAGATAGAGCAGTCAGGTTCATGAGCAAGGCCGACGGGAATTTCGTCATTGCGATGGGAAGATCTACCATGAATCCAATTGCAGACGAGGAAGGGAAGCCTTTCTTTGGGGACGGCTATGAGTTTGAATATGGAAAAGTAGATGTTGTGAGGAAGGGAAAGGAAGTGACGCTTGTTTCGACGGGTCAGGTCACTCATCAAGCAGTGAAGGCAGCAGACGAACTGAGAACTCAAGGTATAGAAGTGACCGTTCTTAACGTTAGCTGTCCTATTGGGGCAGACTTCGATAGCGTTAAAGAATACCTCTCTTCTTCAGTCATCTCTCTCGAAGATCACAATGTCAATAGCGGTCTAGGGTCCATCCTCTCCGATTATTTGCTCCGGTCTCGAATAACGCCGAAGAGTTTCGAAAAGATAGGCGTCGACAGGTATATGTTCTCCGGAGACAACGAACTGCTCTATGACCTTTCGGGTCTTTCGAGCAAGAGCATAGTAGAAAGGTTAAGGGGTATTATCCAGTAA
- the rnc gene encoding ribonuclease III, translating to MLSLEEEKLVDEFCKMNGIEADRELVFRALCHSSFTNELAQNGERLLESNERMEFLGDAVLELSLARTLFSNYLLSEGDMSKVRAMVGSEKVLSYVARSMRIGDYILLGKGERQSGGSERDSILADAFEAVLAAIFLTGGLEISIEFVQSKLSEYIEKAVGGDLILDYKTSLQELTQARFSSRPVYETILDEGPPQDKWFKVGVFLEGKIVGEGEGRTKKAAEQLAARRALETLRESFNSAGAEQ from the coding sequence ATGCTCAGTCTAGAAGAAGAAAAGCTGGTCGATGAGTTTTGCAAAATGAACGGAATAGAAGCGGACAGAGAGCTCGTTTTTAGAGCTCTCTGTCATTCCTCTTTTACCAATGAGCTTGCCCAGAACGGAGAAAGGCTTCTCGAGTCAAACGAAAGAATGGAATTTCTGGGAGACGCAGTTCTCGAATTGTCTCTTGCCAGAACCCTATTCAGCAATTACCTCTTGAGTGAAGGCGATATGTCGAAAGTCAGAGCTATGGTGGGAAGTGAAAAGGTCCTTTCTTACGTTGCCAGATCTATGAGAATCGGAGATTATATCCTTCTTGGCAAAGGAGAGAGGCAGAGCGGAGGGTCGGAAAGAGATTCGATTCTTGCGGATGCTTTCGAAGCTGTTCTGGCAGCAATCTTTTTGACTGGAGGGCTTGAGATCTCAATCGAGTTTGTTCAGTCAAAGCTGTCAGAGTATATTGAGAAAGCGGTTGGGGGCGACCTGATTCTAGATTACAAGACTTCCCTTCAGGAGCTCACGCAGGCTCGCTTCAGTTCAAGACCTGTATATGAGACAATTCTCGATGAGGGTCCACCACAGGATAAGTGGTTCAAGGTTGGAGTATTCCTGGAAGGGAAAATTGTCGGTGAAGGAGAAGGGCGAACAAAGAAGGCGGCGGAGCAGCTGGCCGCAAGACGCGCTCTTGAAACCCTAAGAGAAAGTTTTAATAGTGCAGGGGCCGAACAGTGA